TAATGGTAACAATAGTACAGAATACCAAGGCAATGTACCGCCGTTGTCCAATTTAACAGTAACTGGCTCTTGTGGTGTTACTGGTACATCGTTAACAGTCACATTGACACTTGATGTTGTGTAGTCAGTGCCATCGCTAACAGTTACCTGGAAGGTCAGCGTTGTTGCTGCAGAAACATCCGCAGGCGTGAAGCTCAACGTGGCAGTATTTGCACCAGACAAGCTTGCTGCTGGCCCTGCAGTTTGCTCCCACATATAAGTGTGAGTGTCATCTGCGTTTCTGTCTGTTACAGAAACAGACACAGAGCTGGTAGTACCTTCGTTGACTGAGATAGAGTCAGAAAGTGTCAGCTTAGGCGCTGAGTTATCACACGCAAATGTATCGCCAGCAACGACTTCGAAGAAAGCAGGGCTGATGATGTTATTGAATGTAACGTTGTCGATGTTCCAGCCGAAGTCTGCAACAGCGCCGTCAGACACAACGCGGAAGCGGAAACGTACTGTTTGACCGTTTAGGCTATCACCAAAGCTGATGGTTTCAGTATTACCTGCGAAGGTAGCAAGGTCACCATTAATACCAGTGTAAGTTTGACGGCCTGGTAGTTCAGACGCCAATTCACCAGTATAACCGTGTGAGAATTCACCACCCAGCTCGGTTACGTCAACCCACTCACCGCCGTTAACGCTGATTTCAACAACACCACCGTCGTAGCTTTGTTCTAACCAGTAGAAATGCCAGAAGCTGATGCTGAAATCTGGGCCATAGCCAACTTCTACCGATGTCGTTTCAACGGCAACATCAGATTGGAAGCTGTTGTTCACCAGGAACATTGTTTGTTCGCCCAGATTCTCCGAGTTGAAGATCTGGAAGAAGCCAGTGTTAATGGTATCCAAACTTTGAGTTGCTGCGGCTCTTTCACCACCAAAGATGACATTTTGTTTCAGGTCTGCCAGTGCTGCGATGGTTTCCATATCAGCAGTTGCTGAGTTGTTGGAAGGTGCAATAGGTGAGAAGTCCATGTTAACGGTTGTCGTAATCTTTTGAGCTTCAGGCTCAACAACATCGTCATTTTCAGCTAGCTCTGGGAAGGTGACTTCGATTTCCAGAGTGTCGGCTGTAGCAGCTTCATTTAGCGTCACTTTGATTGGAACGCTGATCTCTTCTGCAAACAGATCCAAATCGTCGAAATTAATGATGCCATCATTTTCGAAAGTAACATCTTGACCGCTAGTTACTTGTAATTGTGCAGTAATACCACTCAATACTTCGCTACCTGCGTTTTTGATAGTAACGGTGATAGTGCCAGTTTCGCCCACATCAAGGATGTTGTCGTTTGAGCAGTAGCCCATTGCAACGCCATCGTAGTTCTTGTCTAGAGCAACGCTGGAAGCTTCATAAGTTGAAAGTTGAGTTGCTGTTGACTCTTCAACGCCAGTCAATGAATTGCTGTTACGATCAGGTGATTTCGCACCGTAACCCATACCACGACGAGCGAAGGCAGATAATGCCAACGCATAATCAGCAGGATCGTTAGCATACATTGCAGCTAACAACGCATCACGAGCTTCAGTGTAAGTTGGAGCTACCGGAGTTAGTTTATAACCAGCAACCAGATAATCCGCCATACGTGTTTGGGCTGTTGCGAAGTCGTGAGCATTTAACATTTTCACGTAAACATCCCACAATACGGTTGCCCAGATTTCGCCTGGTGCGTGTGGAGAAGCTACGCTTGTTCCTGGAATAGGATCACCAGGAGTTGCACCTTCTTCAATATGCTGGAAGGTTAGAGGGTTGATATCCATATTAGGCGTGTAAGGAACACGTCTGATACCATAGTAGAAATCTTCTACATAGGTACCAGTAGCGTAAGGCACCATGAATTCAGCGTTGCCATCAATGTTACGGTCGCCATCTTTAACGATAAACATCATTGAGTGGAAGTCACTCCAGCCTTCGCCCATTGCGCGACCCTGGAAGTTACTTAAACCGTTAGCGTTACCAACTAGACGGTTTTGAATGTAGTGACCCCATTCGTGAGCAATGATACCGTTATCGAATGAAGAATCTTTTAGTGGGAAGTTGCTGAACATTTCAGCAGTAACAGTCTCATGGTTATCCAGTAATGCATAGATAGAATGACCTTCTTCATAGTTCAAGCCTACGCTCGGAATAGTCACTGTGCTATCAGAACCGCCCATTGGAGCTGGAGAACCATCATTGCTGTTATTAACAACGATAGCTGCAATTGCGCCTGCTTCTTGAGCGTGAAGCACTTTAGCTGTGAAAGTACAGCTACCACGGTCAATAATAGCGATCTTGCCTTGAATGGCTTCAGGGTTGACTAAGGCTTCACATGCGTCAGTCACTGAGCCACTGCTTACAGCATCACCATCGTCAACACGAGCAATTTCACCTGATAACAGGTCATACTGTGCAGGACCAAAAGAAGATAATTGAGTGCTGCTCAACAAGCCCAATGCTGGGTGAGAGGTAATAGTTAATGCCTGGTCTACACCATTGGTTGCATCTTTGTCATTGTACAAGTATTGCTGCATGCGAGGGCTAGCACCATCGGCAGGTGTGTACATGTTTGCGTTGTTCAAACCAGAGTAATCTTGTGCTTGAACTTCTAATGGATCGCCTTCTACACCACCACGACCATAGTTGCTTAACTGTGCGTTACCAGAGGCTTCGTCGAAGCCATGATCGTACCACCAGTCGTGCAAGAAGTTGTTAATGTAGAACATGTTTACAATAGCAGCTTTACCATTGGTCAGGTTAGACGCTCTGTTCTGATCGTTTAACTGGTAATCGAAAGTGCGAGGAGAAGTGATCTCGGCAGTGTAGTCACCATCGTTGAAACCTTGTGGTGCGATTACGTCAGCATAAGAGAATACGTTGTTACCAGAGGTAATGGTTGCATCTTCTTCCAACCATGGATCGTTGGTGCTGATTTTGCTGTAGTTAGAGACTGTACGCAAAGGTGCAGC
Above is a window of Paraneptunicella aestuarii DNA encoding:
- a CDS encoding rhombosortase-dependent M36 family metallopeptidase, with translation MKTFRPTLVATLVTAALSASAAHAANGTLVSPANFDQASTTQRVFQSDLAFQKELAQRQTKTGMRSQFDSKLGKATFVWGGVNQAKPDLALIQPEQRTAYAANYYLNALTGFSADSTDGNQAVLANLHDIKRGAVVAKYRQQVQGIEVFNKEYNVMMDREYNLVAGSGYFANKAPANKLLSMLANFGSAESAVQKAIADLSHGKANVSLTQSADKGDYKVFSIASQSGELQVAGEPRAKKVFYEVNGTLEAAYYVEVSLTQAETLDSINHSYVIQANNGKVLFRNNQVAHANEFTYRVYANEDGYPWEGPHGDVLPQAEPGIDPTEVLAAPLRTVSNYSKISTNDPWLEEDATITSGNNVFSYADVIAPQGFNDGDYTAEITSPRTFDYQLNDQNRASNLTNGKAAIVNMFYINNFLHDWWYDHGFDEASGNAQLSNYGRGGVEGDPLEVQAQDYSGLNNANMYTPADGASPRMQQYLYNDKDATNGVDQALTITSHPALGLLSSTQLSSFGPAQYDLLSGEIARVDDGDAVSSGSVTDACEALVNPEAIQGKIAIIDRGSCTFTAKVLHAQEAGAIAAIVVNNSNDGSPAPMGGSDSTVTIPSVGLNYEEGHSIYALLDNHETVTAEMFSNFPLKDSSFDNGIIAHEWGHYIQNRLVGNANGLSNFQGRAMGEGWSDFHSMMFIVKDGDRNIDGNAEFMVPYATGTYVEDFYYGIRRVPYTPNMDINPLTFQHIEEGATPGDPIPGTSVASPHAPGEIWATVLWDVYVKMLNAHDFATAQTRMADYLVAGYKLTPVAPTYTEARDALLAAMYANDPADYALALSAFARRGMGYGAKSPDRNSNSLTGVEESTATQLSTYEASSVALDKNYDGVAMGYCSNDNILDVGETGTITVTIKNAGSEVLSGITAQLQVTSGQDVTFENDGIINFDDLDLFAEEISVPIKVTLNEAATADTLEIEVTFPELAENDDVVEPEAQKITTTVNMDFSPIAPSNNSATADMETIAALADLKQNVIFGGERAAATQSLDTINTGFFQIFNSENLGEQTMFLVNNSFQSDVAVETTSVEVGYGPDFSISFWHFYWLEQSYDGGVVEISVNGGEWVDVTELGGEFSHGYTGELASELPGRQTYTGINGDLATFAGNTETISFGDSLNGQTVRFRFRVVSDGAVADFGWNIDNVTFNNIISPAFFEVVAGDTFACDNSAPKLTLSDSISVNEGTTSSVSVSVTDRNADDTHTYMWEQTAGPAASLSGANTATLSFTPADVSAATTLTFQVTVSDGTDYTTSSVNVTVNDVPVTPQEPVTVKLDNGGTLPWYSVLLLPLVWLRRRTSK